A section of the Paenibacillus aurantius genome encodes:
- the cysC gene encoding adenylyl-sulfate kinase: MEQAGLVLWFTGLSGAGKTTTAKALQEALRASGNKVELLDGDELRNTISKGLGFSREDRLDNIRRIVYLSRLLSRNGVTVLVSAITPYREMRQMAREELPGYVEIYVDCPLAECERRDVKGLYAKARRAEIPSFTGIGDSYESPEQPDLVLRTDRDPVENNVSLVLEYMEARRRQGEAV; the protein is encoded by the coding sequence ATGGAACAGGCGGGCTTGGTGCTGTGGTTCACAGGACTGTCGGGAGCCGGCAAAACGACAACGGCAAAGGCTTTGCAGGAGGCCTTGCGGGCGTCGGGGAATAAGGTGGAGCTTCTCGACGGGGATGAGCTCCGGAACACGATTTCGAAGGGGCTCGGCTTCTCTCGCGAGGACCGGCTGGATAATATCCGCCGGATTGTTTACTTGAGCCGGCTGCTTTCCCGCAATGGGGTCACCGTGCTCGTTTCGGCCATTACGCCTTACCGGGAAATGAGGCAGATGGCCCGGGAGGAGCTTCCCGGCTATGTCGAAATCTACGTGGACTGTCCCTTGGCGGAATGCGAGCGGAGGGATGTGAAGGGCTTGTATGCCAAAGCCCGCCGGGCCGAAATCCCCTCGTTTACCGGAATCGGAGACAGCTACGAATCACCGGAGCAGCCGGATCTCGTTCTGCGCACGGACCGCGATCCGGTCGAAAACAATGTCTCTTTGGTGCTGGAATATATGGAAGCCAGACGCAGGCAGGGAGAAGCCGTATGA
- a CDS encoding sulfatase translates to MNIVMISLDTLRASRLGCYGYRKPTSPYLDQFASEGVLFERAYAADIPTEVAHTGVFTGKLGLRTGIVSHGSSLTQLPKKEAWLPSILKNAGYTTAAVDNLYQLKEWFARGFRYYINSSGAQRNIDGRTVNELALPWIRQHKDEKFFLFLHYWDAHTPYVPPPEMVRPFYEEGRDPFDPHNRSMEAAYNHAAYPFFKHHHYDQLGPVTDADYLSALYDAEIRYLDDRLKELDEGLRAEGLYENTMVVLFGDHGESLTEHDIYWDHCGLYETTVNVPVLLRYPGKLPEGLRVKGLVQQVDLMPTLLEAAGVEVPPGLDGRSLWPAMEGKEEGTREEIYLSECAWQASRGVVTRDYKFIRTYDSGPFRRPPRELYQLTTDPDEASNVAERFPAIADHLEGKLRSWVEQVLNGREDPMREQLEVGLPFRNRIHDILVSYGLTWEDWMKDPRRERFDEASRQWKQQV, encoded by the coding sequence ATGAACATCGTCATGATTTCCCTCGATACCCTGCGCGCTTCCCGTCTTGGCTGCTACGGCTACCGCAAGCCGACTTCCCCTTATCTCGACCAGTTCGCTTCGGAAGGAGTGCTCTTCGAAAGGGCTTATGCCGCCGACATTCCGACCGAGGTCGCCCATACGGGAGTCTTCACGGGAAAGCTCGGCCTCCGGACCGGTATCGTGTCACACGGTTCTTCCTTGACCCAGCTTCCCAAAAAAGAAGCCTGGCTGCCTTCGATTCTGAAGAATGCCGGCTATACCACGGCAGCGGTGGATAATTTGTACCAGCTGAAGGAATGGTTCGCCCGGGGCTTCCGGTATTACATCAATTCCTCGGGGGCCCAGCGGAATATCGACGGGCGGACCGTGAACGAGCTGGCCCTGCCTTGGATCCGGCAGCATAAGGACGAAAAGTTCTTCCTGTTTCTTCATTATTGGGACGCTCACACCCCCTATGTCCCGCCGCCGGAGATGGTGAGGCCCTTCTACGAGGAAGGACGGGACCCGTTCGATCCTCACAACCGGAGCATGGAGGCGGCCTACAATCATGCGGCCTATCCGTTCTTTAAGCATCATCATTACGACCAGTTGGGTCCGGTGACCGATGCGGATTACTTAAGCGCGCTTTATGACGCGGAAATCCGTTATCTGGACGACCGGTTGAAGGAGCTCGATGAAGGGCTCCGGGCGGAAGGGCTGTACGAGAACACGATGGTCGTCTTGTTCGGCGACCATGGGGAAAGCCTGACCGAGCATGACATTTACTGGGACCACTGCGGCCTGTACGAAACGACGGTGAACGTTCCCGTTCTGCTCCGGTATCCCGGCAAACTTCCGGAAGGTCTCCGGGTAAAGGGGCTGGTTCAGCAGGTCGATTTGATGCCGACCCTTCTCGAGGCTGCCGGAGTGGAAGTTCCGCCCGGACTGGACGGCCGAAGCCTCTGGCCGGCAATGGAAGGGAAGGAGGAGGGGACGCGGGAGGAGATCTACCTGAGCGAATGCGCCTGGCAGGCCAGCCGGGGGGTGGTCACCCGGGATTACAAGTTTATCCGTACCTACGATTCCGGTCCCTTCCGGCGTCCTCCGCGTGAGCTGTATCAGTTGACGACGGATCCCGATGAGGCGAGTAACGTGGCGGAACGCTTCCCGGCGATTGCCGACCACCTGGAGGGAAAGCTGAGAAGCTGGGTGGAGCAAGTGCTGAACGGGCGCGAGGATCCGATGAGAGAGCAGCTCGAGGTGGGGCTGCCCTTCCGCAACCGGATCCACGACATCCTGGTTTCCTACGGATTAACCTGGGAGGACTGGATGAAGGACCCCCGGCGGGAGCGGTTTGATGAAGCAAGCCGCCAGTGGAAACAGCAGGTATGA
- a CDS encoding sulfatase, whose product MTKTKPNLLLLGIDSLRRDHMSGYGYHRLTTPHLDKFSEGGVLFEQHFSPSIPTTPGYASMLTGMDCFGTDVVALRHGGPLGGHVTTLAELLEQKGYNTSCIGFTGNPSARGFQTYLDYEGWGPDGTGRSPKADNLNAVALPELRRLAADDKPFFLFLRHMDPHSPYLPPKPFERMFYDGNEFDPDNHSLDDLYAFKPFVDYFTSWFPEGCTDSDYIDAQYDGAVAYMDASIQTLFTALEKMGLEEETLVVVTSDHGETLNEHDCYYDHHGLYETNLSIPLILRYPGKLPAGRRVSSPTQIKDVMPTVLELLGIESAIRFDGRSLLPLVRGEERVPESEMYLTECTWMRKHGWRTPEWKLIVALEPDFHFKPEIELYNLIRDPQELVNVAEQEPEVVKLLKARLEAHVAKREKQTGRSAPIHVNVNWHGLGTGPFESSQEAYDSLHIGSPKTAKSLQSKEKKQDDAGEDLTEIPSA is encoded by the coding sequence TTGACCAAAACCAAACCAAACCTGCTCCTCCTCGGAATCGACAGCCTCCGGCGGGATCATATGAGCGGCTACGGATATCACCGGCTCACCACCCCGCATCTCGACAAGTTCAGTGAAGGAGGCGTCCTGTTCGAGCAGCATTTCTCGCCAAGCATTCCGACGACTCCCGGCTATGCTTCCATGCTCACAGGGATGGACTGCTTCGGCACCGATGTGGTAGCGCTCCGCCACGGGGGTCCGCTTGGCGGTCATGTGACGACGCTGGCCGAGCTCCTGGAGCAGAAGGGCTATAACACGAGCTGTATCGGCTTTACCGGCAACCCTTCGGCCAGAGGCTTTCAGACCTACCTCGATTATGAAGGCTGGGGGCCGGACGGAACGGGGAGATCGCCGAAGGCCGATAACCTGAATGCCGTCGCCTTGCCGGAGCTGAGAAGACTTGCGGCCGATGACAAGCCCTTCTTCCTGTTCCTCCGCCATATGGACCCGCACTCCCCTTACCTGCCGCCGAAACCGTTCGAACGGATGTTCTATGACGGCAACGAGTTCGACCCGGATAACCACTCGCTTGACGACTTGTATGCGTTTAAGCCGTTCGTGGATTATTTCACCTCCTGGTTCCCGGAGGGCTGTACGGACAGCGACTACATCGATGCCCAGTACGACGGGGCTGTCGCTTATATGGACGCTTCCATTCAAACGCTGTTCACCGCTCTCGAGAAGATGGGGCTCGAAGAAGAGACCCTCGTCGTGGTGACGTCCGACCACGGGGAGACGCTGAATGAGCATGACTGCTACTATGACCACCATGGGTTGTATGAGACGAACCTCAGCATCCCGTTGATTCTGCGCTATCCCGGCAAGCTGCCGGCCGGACGCCGCGTCTCGAGCCCGACCCAGATCAAGGATGTCATGCCTACGGTTCTCGAGCTTCTTGGCATTGAAAGCGCAATCCGGTTCGACGGACGCAGCCTGCTCCCCCTCGTACGGGGCGAAGAGAGGGTGCCCGAAAGCGAAATGTATTTGACGGAATGCACCTGGATGCGGAAGCACGGCTGGCGGACGCCGGAATGGAAGCTTATCGTGGCGCTGGAGCCAGATTTTCACTTCAAGCCGGAGATCGAGCTCTATAACCTGATCCGGGATCCGCAGGAGCTGGTGAACGTGGCCGAGCAGGAGCCCGAGGTGGTAAAGCTTCTGAAAGCACGGCTGGAAGCCCATGTGGCGAAACGCGAGAAGCAGACGGGCCGGTCGGCGCCCATCCACGTCAACGTCAACTGGCACGGACTGGGCACCGGACCGTTCGAGTCCTCCCAGGAAGCGTATGACAGCCTGCATATCGGCTCTCCGAAGACGGCGAAAAGCCTTCAGAGCAAAGAAAAGAAGCAGGACGACGCCGGGGAGGATTTGACGGAGATCCCGTCCGCCTGA
- a CDS encoding Gfo/Idh/MocA family protein — MIKAAVVGVNHIGRIHCGCYKDHAEVELKAVCDMNRKLADAVAAQFGVRAYYDLETMLEQEDLDVISVATGGFENGSHHFGPVMTALKAGKDVLVEKPISNDIGEAKEMIRLAEEQNVRLACNLNHRFTPAARRAKQWMENGEVGLPLFLNMRLTIGNPNETSPWIHLRALHPHSFDVLRYFGGEIRRVQAFLTKAPGRTVWSTASINLEFESGAVGHLTGSYDLFGGHPIESCEVAGDKGRFVIDNVYESATLYPGRQEELKVFRNSIFGGLKGFNDTFRVRLETFIREIRDGVPPEAIEASGRDALAVQAAIEAAIRSHEEGGRPVEVAEIRS, encoded by the coding sequence TTGATTAAAGCAGCAGTGGTGGGTGTCAACCATATCGGGCGGATTCATTGCGGGTGTTACAAGGATCATGCGGAAGTGGAATTGAAGGCGGTTTGCGACATGAACCGGAAGCTCGCCGACGCAGTGGCGGCCCAGTTCGGGGTAAGAGCCTATTACGACCTGGAGACCATGCTGGAGCAAGAGGACCTCGATGTTATAAGCGTGGCCACCGGGGGCTTCGAGAACGGGTCGCACCACTTCGGGCCGGTGATGACGGCGTTGAAGGCGGGCAAGGATGTGCTGGTGGAGAAGCCGATCTCTAATGACATCGGGGAAGCGAAGGAAATGATCCGTCTAGCCGAGGAACAGAACGTAAGATTGGCGTGCAACCTGAATCACCGGTTCACCCCCGCCGCCCGCCGGGCGAAGCAGTGGATGGAGAACGGGGAGGTCGGCCTTCCGCTGTTCCTTAACATGCGGCTGACCATCGGCAATCCGAACGAAACGAGCCCGTGGATTCATCTGCGGGCCCTCCACCCTCATTCCTTCGACGTCCTCCGCTATTTCGGCGGGGAGATTCGCCGGGTGCAAGCCTTCCTGACCAAAGCCCCGGGACGCACGGTTTGGTCTACGGCCTCCATTAATCTGGAGTTCGAGTCGGGGGCCGTCGGGCATCTGACCGGAAGCTACGATCTATTCGGCGGCCATCCGATCGAGAGCTGTGAAGTGGCGGGAGACAAGGGCCGGTTTGTCATCGACAACGTGTACGAATCCGCGACCCTATATCCGGGCCGCCAGGAGGAGCTTAAGGTATTCCGCAATTCGATCTTCGGCGGGCTGAAGGGCTTCAACGATACGTTCCGGGTGCGGCTCGAGACGTTTATCCGGGAAATCCGGGACGGGGTTCCTCCGGAGGCCATTGAAGCGTCAGGCCGGGACGCGCTGGCGGTCCAGGCGGCTATCGAAGCCGCCATCCGCTCCCATGAGGAAGGCGGCCGTCCGGTGGAGGTTGCGGAGATAAGGAGCTAG
- a CDS encoding sugar phosphate isomerase/epimerase family protein, with the protein MIQLGINSVLFKEFDFETAARHIKAAGYDGVELSAIKGMCEHLELDRWEEQAPDIRRIAEENGLKLLSMEVAALDEGRLRPAFAAAAALGIPVVNVGPGGKSDVEEDLAATLDKLTRMAELAGEHGVTLCVKAHVGGSIYNTPTTLRAIEAIANPAFGIDMDPSHIYRANENPEEALPQVIGRVRHIHIRDCRGRQAGPGPIELQACGRGDIDLIGYCKVLADNGYDGPVCLEVIGAGGHSLAQVSIVAAESYGYLNAVLKSLGAR; encoded by the coding sequence ATGATTCAATTGGGGATCAATTCGGTGCTGTTCAAGGAATTTGATTTCGAGACGGCGGCCCGTCACATCAAAGCCGCCGGTTATGATGGGGTTGAGCTTTCGGCCATTAAGGGGATGTGCGAGCATCTCGAGCTGGACCGGTGGGAGGAGCAGGCTCCGGACATCCGCCGGATCGCGGAGGAGAACGGGCTGAAGCTTCTGTCGATGGAGGTGGCCGCGCTGGATGAAGGAAGGCTCCGGCCCGCCTTCGCCGCCGCTGCCGCCCTCGGCATTCCAGTGGTGAACGTAGGGCCGGGAGGCAAATCCGATGTGGAGGAGGATTTGGCCGCCACGCTCGACAAGCTGACCCGGATGGCGGAGCTCGCCGGCGAGCACGGGGTCACCCTGTGCGTGAAGGCACACGTGGGAGGCTCCATCTATAATACGCCGACCACCTTGCGCGCCATAGAGGCGATTGCCAATCCGGCCTTCGGTATCGACATGGACCCGAGCCATATTTACCGGGCGAATGAGAATCCGGAGGAAGCCCTTCCCCAGGTTATCGGCCGGGTCCGCCATATCCATATCCGTGACTGCCGGGGCCGGCAGGCGGGACCAGGCCCCATTGAGCTGCAGGCGTGCGGCCGCGGGGATATCGATTTGATCGGGTACTGCAAGGTGCTGGCGGATAACGGGTATGACGGTCCTGTCTGCCTGGAGGTTATTGGAGCAGGCGGCCATTCGCTCGCCCAGGTTTCGATCGTTGCGGCGGAAAGCTACGGCTATTTGAACGCGGTGCTGAAATCCCTTGGCGCCCGATAA